CTTAGATACATATCTTATATACTCAAGTCCTACTGCTTGAGCTGTGATTTTTTTAGTTTGTGTATTATAAATTGGCCCAACTCCTATATAATCTGCTCCTGTTCTCAGCGCTTCTTTGGCTTGCTTTGGGTTATGTGTGGAAAGACCGATAAACTGATTTGAATTAAGCAACTTACGGACCTCTTTGAGAGGAAGATCATCCTGCCCAATATGGATACCATCTGCCTCACAAAGAATAGCAAGCTCAACATCATCATTAATGATAAATAGAGCATTGTATTTTTGAGTAATCTTCCTCAACCAGCAACATTCTTCATATTTAATTTTCTTTGTGCGAAATTTTTCTCTGTATTGAATAATTCTAATCCCGGCTTTAAGCATCTCGCTAACCACATATTCGTTTCCTCTTCCACAACTTGTTTCAAAACAAGTGATGCCATAAATTTGACCGGAGAATATATTTTTTAGATTAGGTTTCATCTGATTATATTAAA
This region of bacterium genomic DNA includes:
- the thiE gene encoding thiamine phosphate synthase; the encoded protein is MKPNLKNIFSGQIYGITCFETSCGRGNEYVVSEMLKAGIRIIQYREKFRTKKIKYEECCWLRKITQKYNALFIINDDVELAILCEADGIHIGQDDLPLKEVRKLLNSNQFIGLSTHNPKQAKEALRTGADYIGVGPIYNTQTKKITAQAVGLEYIRYVSKNIHLPFVAIGGIKEHNIAKVIKAGARCVSLVTEITEARNIQQKIKNIQKYLEQ